A DNA window from Terriglobia bacterium contains the following coding sequences:
- a CDS encoding DUF481 domain-containing protein, producing the protein MKQNALCAVLVLYLTAFSIPAAAQAQAPAVPPKVYTGSFGAGLAVTGGNTDTVNFNLTFDLTRDPKTKNIIKANAVYLRSNANSVTTTDRLSLGFRDDYSLSRRLFVYGALAYMRDPFKDISYLINPQGGLGAKLYATDRNTFTVSGGAGGVWEKDTGLDVKASGTINAGQSYSFKLSDTTTITQVLTGLWKTSDFSDALYHAGIAMATSITRRVQVKVEFLDDYKNVTPNPTIKKNDTAFITSFLFKF; encoded by the coding sequence ATGAAACAAAACGCGTTGTGTGCTGTTCTGGTGTTATATCTGACGGCTTTCTCAATCCCCGCTGCTGCCCAGGCACAAGCCCCGGCTGTGCCACCCAAGGTTTACACGGGATCCTTTGGAGCAGGCCTTGCGGTCACAGGCGGGAATACCGATACCGTAAATTTCAATCTCACTTTCGATTTGACGCGGGATCCCAAGACCAAAAACATCATCAAGGCTAACGCTGTTTACCTGAGGTCGAACGCAAACAGCGTGACCACAACAGACCGCCTGTCGCTCGGATTCAGGGACGATTACAGCCTGTCCAGGAGGCTTTTTGTTTACGGTGCCTTGGCATATATGAGGGACCCTTTCAAGGACATCAGCTATCTCATCAATCCCCAGGGCGGCCTTGGCGCCAAGCTGTATGCAACGGACAGGAATACATTCACTGTGAGCGGCGGAGCCGGCGGCGTCTGGGAGAAAGACACGGGATTGGACGTCAAGGCCAGCGGCACTATTAATGCCGGACAATCCTATTCGTTCAAGTTGTCGGATACGACAACGATTACCCAGGTCCTCACGGGGCTTTGGAAAACAAGCGATTTCAGTGATGCGCTCTACCATGCCGGCATCGCTATGGCAACCTCCATCACCCGACGTGTGCAGGTGAAGGTCGAGTTTCTCGACGACTACAAGAACGTGACGCCTAATCCGACCATAAAGAAGAACGATACGGCGTTTATCACCAGCTTCCTTTTTAAGTTCTGA